From the genome of Brucella pseudogrignonensis, one region includes:
- a CDS encoding GntR family transcriptional regulator, which produces MKAPTALSIEQIVEKVWLSIAERRLRPGIQLKEEQLSTIFNVSRARIRQALTILERDGLVSMIPNRGAFVSKPTVQEARDVFSVRQAVERCIVERLCNSLHKENVKRLRDHVNLERIANKDNVTTDIIKLSGGFHLLLAELTGSDFLFTTMRDLISRSSLITAIYRKTDHFNCGPDEHAEIVKAISAKEAEKAIHLMAHHLEHVESELDLSEIRELSYDLRSALA; this is translated from the coding sequence ATGAAAGCACCAACGGCCTTATCAATCGAACAGATCGTCGAGAAAGTCTGGCTATCGATTGCCGAAAGGCGATTACGGCCCGGAATCCAGCTTAAAGAAGAACAACTCTCCACCATCTTCAACGTCAGCCGCGCGCGCATCCGCCAGGCCCTGACCATTCTTGAGCGTGATGGGCTCGTTAGCATGATCCCTAATCGCGGTGCTTTTGTGAGCAAGCCGACAGTGCAGGAGGCGCGCGATGTTTTCTCGGTTCGGCAAGCCGTAGAGCGCTGTATCGTCGAACGGCTCTGCAACTCTTTGCACAAAGAAAATGTGAAACGTCTCCGCGACCATGTCAACTTGGAGAGGATTGCCAATAAGGACAATGTTACAACTGACATCATCAAACTTTCGGGCGGCTTCCATCTTCTGCTGGCCGAACTGACAGGGTCAGATTTTCTATTTACCACCATGCGTGACCTTATTTCTCGCAGCTCGCTGATCACAGCCATTTATCGCAAAACCGATCATTTCAACTGCGGTCCAGATGAGCATGCAGAAATCGTAAAAGCGATTTCTGCAAAAGAAGCAGAAAAGGCGATTCATCTGATGGCACATCATCTTGAGCATGTGGAATCCGAACTTGATCTGAGCGAAATACGTGAACTTTCTTATGATTTGCGTTCGGCTCTAGCCTAA
- a CDS encoding flavin reductase family protein — MEFDFETIDPQSRYRLLTNFIGPRPIALVTTRSATGNNNAAPMSFFNVFSHDPAIVVLGIQPRLSGEEKDTMVNIRQSGEFAISMVDMALSEQMLICGLGFDAEVDELSVAGLTAQACTKINAAFPQEAPCVFECRVERLIDYPRRTLVLGEVVHMHVRRNCLDAAGHYVDPEYYQPIARLHADNYVTSDRQFELKAPPIGDFSKRNQ; from the coding sequence ATGGAATTTGACTTTGAGACCATTGATCCGCAAAGCCGCTATCGCCTGCTGACCAATTTCATCGGGCCGCGTCCTATTGCGCTGGTGACAACGCGTTCAGCCACAGGAAACAACAATGCGGCACCCATGAGTTTCTTTAACGTCTTCTCGCACGATCCGGCGATTGTTGTTTTGGGAATCCAGCCACGTCTATCGGGGGAAGAGAAGGATACTATGGTCAACATCCGTCAATCAGGAGAGTTTGCTATCAGCATGGTCGATATGGCCTTATCTGAGCAAATGTTGATCTGTGGTCTTGGTTTTGACGCGGAAGTTGATGAGCTTTCTGTCGCTGGTCTGACCGCTCAAGCCTGTACTAAAATCAATGCAGCCTTTCCGCAGGAAGCGCCCTGTGTTTTTGAATGCCGTGTTGAGCGGCTCATCGATTATCCGCGACGCACGCTTGTTTTGGGGGAGGTCGTGCATATGCATGTCCGGCGCAACTGCCTCGATGCTGCGGGGCACTATGTTGACCCTGAATACTACCAGCCCATTGCACGTCTGCACGCAGATAATTACGTGACATCAGACCGTCAGTTTGAGTTGAAAGCCCCGCCTATTGGCGATTTTAGCAAGCGTAATCAGTAG
- a CDS encoding aspartate/glutamate racemase family protein: protein MHIHLINPNSTASMTNQAMESALIVKQAQTHITATNPLETPASIEGSADEAMAMPGMLAEIRKGEMQGVDAYVIACFDDPGLHAAREVAKGPVIGICQAAIQVAMTISRRFSIVTTLPRSVAIIEELVSNYGAERYCRKVRAIDLPVLALEDDRFRAEQLLIAEIERAKAEDGAEAIVLGCAGMSSLCERLKEVTGLPIIDGVTAAVKMAEALIGAGYATSKVNSYNYPLPKNMPSCGLIA, encoded by the coding sequence ATGCATATTCATCTGATCAATCCAAACTCCACCGCTTCCATGACAAATCAGGCTATGGAAAGCGCGTTGATTGTGAAGCAGGCTCAAACCCACATTACAGCGACAAATCCCCTTGAGACGCCAGCAAGCATTGAGGGCTCTGCGGATGAGGCGATGGCTATGCCCGGAATGCTTGCAGAAATTCGCAAAGGCGAAATGCAAGGCGTCGACGCCTATGTTATTGCTTGCTTCGATGATCCTGGCTTGCACGCAGCTCGCGAAGTGGCAAAAGGACCTGTAATAGGTATTTGTCAGGCGGCGATCCAGGTGGCCATGACAATCAGCCGCCGCTTTTCGATTGTTACCACACTTCCGCGTTCGGTTGCTATTATTGAGGAGCTTGTCAGTAATTATGGAGCTGAGCGCTATTGTCGTAAAGTCCGGGCAATTGATTTGCCAGTTTTGGCTTTAGAAGACGATCGTTTTCGTGCTGAGCAGCTTCTGATTGCGGAAATTGAGCGAGCGAAGGCCGAAGATGGGGCGGAGGCGATTGTACTGGGCTGCGCTGGCATGTCCTCATTATGTGAGCGCCTCAAAGAGGTGACTGGTTTACCCATCATTGATGGTGTTACAGCAGCAGTCAAAATGGCCGAAGCTCTCATTGGTGCAGGCTACGCAACATCGAAAGTGAACAGTTATAACTATCCGCTGCCGAAAAACATGCCTTCTTGTGGTTTGATAGCATGA
- a CDS encoding IS6 family transposase, translated as MQTSDIIFKRHRFPPQITAHAVWLYLRFNLSLREVEEMLLERGIDVSYETVRRWIAKFGPQITRNLRRRQARPGDIWYLDEVVVKCAGEKFWLWRAVDQHGSVLEEILQKRRDKRAAKRLLVALMKRYGFAPKRIITDKLRSYGAAKAEVAPGLDHWSHKGLNNRAENSHLPFRKRERTMQGHRSPGALQRFVSMHSATRNCFSVPSRRRAAHTIRYHRLEAFDAWKIAACFA; from the coding sequence ATGCAGACATCAGATATCATCTTCAAGCGTCACCGTTTTCCGCCACAGATTACTGCTCATGCGGTGTGGCTTTATCTGCGGTTCAACCTTAGTCTGCGTGAAGTTGAGGAAATGCTGCTTGAGCGTGGAATCGACGTATCATACGAGACAGTTCGTCGTTGGATCGCCAAGTTCGGCCCCCAGATCACACGCAACTTGCGGCGGCGTCAGGCGCGCCCCGGCGATATTTGGTATTTGGACGAAGTGGTGGTCAAATGCGCTGGAGAGAAATTCTGGCTCTGGCGTGCGGTGGATCAACATGGCTCCGTTCTCGAAGAAATCTTGCAGAAGCGGCGTGATAAAAGGGCGGCAAAGCGACTGCTCGTAGCGTTAATGAAGCGCTATGGCTTTGCTCCCAAACGGATCATCACCGATAAGCTCCGCTCCTACGGTGCAGCAAAGGCAGAAGTGGCACCCGGCCTTGACCATTGGTCGCACAAGGGCCTCAATAATCGGGCCGAAAATAGCCATCTGCCGTTTAGGAAACGGGAGCGAACCATGCAAGGTCATCGGTCACCTGGAGCGTTGCAACGCTTCGTCTCCATGCACTCAGCGACCCGCAATTGTTTCTCTGTTCCATCTCGTCGCCGAGCCGCACACACAATTCGCTACCATCGCCTCGAAGCTTTCGATGCATGGAAAATTGCGGCCTGTTTCGCCTGA
- the tnpC gene encoding IS66 family transposase — MDLPLHDLPDDVDALKAMVLAMAREQAEKEARLKAAEAEIARLEAVEKSANERIANLTSIMKVLQRTQHGRRSERLRLGVSDEQVSFAFEEVETGLSAIQSELDDAASDKPKRASRPRKGFAAHLERIEEVIEPEIPAGCEGLEKVLIGEDRSERLDVVPPKFRVIVTRRPKYAFRNHDGVVQALAPAHIIESGLPTERLLAYIAVSKYADGLPLYRQEAIYLRDGVEISRSLMAQWMGHLGFELQICADYILERVKEGERVFADETTLPTLAPGSGKATKAWLWAYARDDRPYGGNSPPMVAYRFEDSRGAECVARHLAGFNGILQVGGYGAYTSMIKAQAKAGRNEQIQLAGCWAHLRRKFYDLHVSGISQAATDTVIVMTKLWKIEDEVRGKNADIRAAFRQEQSETIVARLFDLWEKELGKVSGKSKTAEAIRYAFTRREALERFLTDGRVEIDSNIVERAIRPQTITRKNSLFAGSEGGGRTWATLLQTCKMNAVDPLDWLSQTLSRIAKGWPVTEIEGLMPWNFNSNAIG; from the coding sequence ATGGATTTACCGCTGCACGATCTGCCGGATGACGTTGACGCACTGAAAGCTATGGTGCTCGCGATGGCACGTGAGCAGGCTGAAAAGGAAGCCCGCTTGAAGGCTGCTGAAGCTGAGATTGCCCGGCTGGAGGCAGTGGAGAAGAGCGCCAACGAACGGATTGCCAACCTGACATCCATCATGAAGGTATTGCAGCGCACCCAGCACGGCCGGCGCTCCGAACGATTACGCCTTGGTGTTAGCGATGAACAGGTATCGTTTGCTTTCGAGGAAGTGGAAACCGGTCTCTCGGCGATCCAGAGCGAACTTGACGATGCGGCCAGTGACAAGCCGAAACGGGCATCACGTCCGCGCAAGGGTTTTGCGGCTCATCTCGAACGCATTGAGGAAGTCATCGAACCGGAGATTCCGGCTGGTTGCGAGGGGCTGGAAAAGGTCCTGATCGGCGAGGATCGCTCCGAGCGCCTGGACGTCGTGCCCCCGAAGTTCCGGGTTATCGTGACACGCCGCCCCAAATACGCATTCCGGAACCATGATGGTGTGGTTCAGGCGCTTGCGCCTGCACATATTATCGAGAGTGGTCTGCCGACAGAGCGCCTGCTCGCCTATATAGCCGTTTCCAAGTATGCCGATGGCCTTCCACTTTACCGTCAGGAGGCAATCTATTTGCGCGATGGCGTCGAGATCAGCCGGAGTTTGATGGCGCAATGGATGGGGCATCTGGGCTTCGAGCTTCAGATATGCGCCGATTATATCCTGGAACGGGTCAAGGAAGGTGAAAGGGTCTTCGCCGATGAGACGACCTTGCCCACTCTGGCTCCCGGTTCTGGAAAAGCCACCAAGGCATGGCTTTGGGCTTATGCACGCGATGATCGCCCCTATGGTGGGAACAGTCCACCAATGGTGGCCTATCGCTTTGAAGACAGTCGGGGCGCAGAATGCGTGGCGCGGCATCTTGCCGGGTTCAACGGAATCCTGCAGGTGGGCGGATATGGCGCCTATACGAGCATGATCAAGGCGCAAGCCAAGGCTGGGCGCAATGAACAGATACAGCTCGCAGGCTGCTGGGCACATCTGCGCCGCAAATTTTACGATCTGCACGTCAGCGGGATCTCGCAGGCTGCAACAGATACGGTCATCGTCATGACCAAATTGTGGAAGATCGAGGATGAGGTTCGCGGCAAGAATGCCGACATCCGCGCCGCGTTCCGTCAGGAACAGTCCGAAACCATTGTCGCCCGCCTCTTCGACCTGTGGGAAAAGGAACTGGGTAAGGTCTCTGGCAAGTCAAAAACCGCCGAGGCGATCCGCTACGCGTTCACTCGGCGCGAGGCTCTGGAGCGCTTCCTCACCGATGGCCGGGTCGAAATCGATAGCAACATTGTCGAGCGTGCGATCAGGCCACAGACAATCACGAGGAAAAATAGCCTGTTTGCCGGAAGCGAAGGCGGCGGAAGGACCTGGGCGACACTGCTCCAGACATGCAAAATGAATGCCGTCGATCCGCTCGACTGGCTATCCCAAACCCTGAGCCGCATCGCTAAAGGCTGGCCTGTAACCGAAATCGAAGGCCTTATGCCTTGGAACTTCAACTCTAACGCAATCGGCTGA
- the tnpB gene encoding IS66 family insertion sequence element accessory protein TnpB (TnpB, as the term is used for proteins encoded by IS66 family insertion elements, is considered an accessory protein, since TnpC, encoded by a neighboring gene, is a DDE family transposase.) yields the protein MISSGVVVYVSCQPVDFRKGAASLMAVVRDGGLDPFNGALYVFRSKRADRVRIVWWDGSGVCLYSKTLEERGFCWPGLSAARIRLDHSQLMALLAGMDWKKIRPNRTRRPLLTG from the coding sequence ATGATCTCCAGCGGTGTGGTGGTTTATGTGTCCTGTCAGCCCGTCGACTTCCGCAAGGGAGCCGCTTCGCTTATGGCAGTTGTCCGTGATGGCGGTCTCGACCCGTTCAATGGTGCGCTTTATGTCTTCCGGTCAAAACGTGCTGACCGGGTCCGGATTGTGTGGTGGGATGGAAGTGGCGTTTGCCTTTATTCGAAAACGCTTGAGGAGCGTGGCTTTTGCTGGCCGGGCCTGTCGGCAGCGAGGATCCGTCTGGACCATTCCCAGCTCATGGCCTTGTTGGCTGGAATGGACTGGAAAAAGATCCGCCCGAACAGGACAAGACGCCCTTTGCTGACGGGGTGA
- a CDS encoding transposase, giving the protein MNDDMNHSQIFEILTAEPVRSRRRPRNWSDDEKARIVAASLQPGANVSAIARSEGLDPSQLYGWRRKAFASGVVSPATAGTDSPARFARVETTCSASIDIVVADMVVRVGSAFDPDHLV; this is encoded by the coding sequence ATGAATGACGATATGAATCATTCCCAGATATTTGAGATTTTGACGGCGGAACCCGTGCGAAGCCGACGACGGCCGCGTAACTGGTCGGATGACGAGAAGGCGCGGATTGTTGCCGCGTCATTGCAGCCCGGGGCTAACGTCTCGGCGATTGCACGCTCTGAAGGTCTGGATCCTTCGCAGCTTTACGGATGGCGTCGCAAGGCGTTTGCGTCTGGTGTTGTTTCGCCAGCAACGGCGGGAACGGACAGTCCGGCCAGATTTGCACGTGTTGAAACGACGTGTAGCGCTTCGATCGATATAGTTGTCGCCGACATGGTGGTTCGCGTCGGTTCAGCCTTCGATCCAGATCATCTGGTGTAG
- a CDS encoding IS6 family transposase, with amino-acid sequence MQPSDIIFKRHRFPPQIIAHAVWLYLRFNLSLREVEEMLLERGIDVSYETVRRWIAKFGPQITRNLRRRQARPGDIWYLDEVVVKCAGEKFWLWRAVDQHGSVLEEILQKRRDKRAAKRLLVALMKRYSFAPKRIITDKLRSYGAAKAEVAPGLDHWSHKGLNNRAENSHLPFRKRERTMQGHRSPGALQRFVSMHSATRNCFSVPSRRRAAHTIRYHRLEAFDAWKIAACFA; translated from the coding sequence ATGCAGCCATCAGATATCATCTTCAAGCGTCACCGTTTTCCGCCACAGATTATTGCTCATGCGGTGTGGCTTTATCTGCGGTTCAACCTTAGTCTGCGTGAAGTTGAGGAAATGCTGCTTGAGCGTGGAATCGACGTATCATACGAGACAGTTCGTCGTTGGATCGCCAAGTTCGGCCCCCAGATCACACGCAACTTGCGGCGGCGTCAGGCGCGCCCCGGCGATATTTGGTATTTGGACGAAGTGGTGGTCAAATGCGCTGGAGAGAAATTCTGGCTCTGGCGTGCGGTGGATCAACATGGCTCCGTTCTCGAAGAAATCTTGCAGAAGCGGCGTGATAAAAGGGCGGCAAAGCGACTGCTCGTAGCGTTAATGAAGCGCTATAGCTTTGCTCCCAAACGGATCATCACCGATAAGCTCCGCTCCTACGGTGCAGCAAAGGCAGAAGTGGCACCCGGCCTTGACCATTGGTCGCACAAGGGCCTCAATAATCGGGCCGAAAATAGCCATCTGCCGTTTAGGAAACGGGAGCGAACCATGCAAGGTCATCGGTCACCTGGAGCGTTGCAACGGTTCGTCTCCATGCACTCAGCGACCCGCAATTGTTTCTCTGTTCCATCTCGTCGCCGAGCCGCACACACAATTCGCTACCATCGCCTCGAAGCTTTCGATGCATGGAAAATTGCGGCCTGTTTCGCCTGA
- a CDS encoding transposase, which yields MADETIADTNSTAAEITSAEPVDSKQKTRATRKKQTPKTIDASQPATTKAAAKAVKNPKPATPTAKQPTDGKRKKYTPAQRSSILATIEKTIKDGKTTLKAALQQADVSEQTYYNWKNAAGRTKTISSTVSSGDDLTSLVALEAENMKLRKELAEKLRAENAELRKRLGKA from the coding sequence ATGGCTGATGAAACAATCGCAGATACGAATTCAACGGCAGCTGAAATCACATCTGCTGAGCCCGTTGATAGTAAGCAGAAAACCCGCGCTACGCGGAAAAAGCAAACACCAAAAACAATAGACGCTTCTCAACCAGCGACAACCAAAGCAGCAGCTAAAGCTGTAAAGAACCCTAAACCTGCAACACCGACCGCAAAACAACCAACTGACGGCAAGCGTAAAAAATACACGCCGGCTCAGCGCTCGTCTATTCTTGCCACCATTGAAAAAACAATTAAAGATGGCAAAACCACCCTTAAGGCAGCATTGCAACAGGCCGATGTGAGCGAGCAGACCTATTACAATTGGAAGAACGCCGCCGGCAGGACTAAAACCATATCTTCAACAGTATCTTCAGGTGATGATCTCACAAGCTTAGTCGCTCTTGAAGCAGAAAATATGAAGCTTCGTAAAGAGCTTGCTGAAAAGCTGCGCGCAGAAAACGCAGAACTGCGTAAACGTCTTGGGAAGGCTTAA
- the repC gene encoding plasmid replication protein RepC, with amino-acid sequence MQILHTVTSTLRGRMKLFVQNPDLQKTREGGGNRWVIYKQLCVAKSAFDLNDRSLAVLSSLLSFLPDDNLNEKAGLVVFPSNRQLSLRAHGMPESTLRRHLASLVKAGIIARKDSPTRKRYAHKDREGSVELAFGFSFAPLLNRASEIATVADRIISDQNALKRLRDEVSVIRRDIASALADNTDISGKHSADLQKLFIRFREVVDGIPRRASFGELNIIKANLTAIGDELAIILKNIENVPELSGSVAQSERQHIESQSESLFESSNVKNIDLKGPSPDSPISVKLKMSNRVRVSPSISLDQILRTCPDIREYCANGIASWRDLHGASRIVSEFLGISRSAYEEAITSMGIEITSSAIAWILQKLATINSPGGYLRSLTQKAREGTFSISRLLFYGMNSSHALNSG; translated from the coding sequence ATGCAAATTCTGCATACTGTAACGTCCACTTTGCGTGGGCGAATGAAGTTGTTTGTCCAAAATCCTGATCTGCAGAAGACTCGGGAAGGGGGGGGGAACAGATGGGTGATCTATAAGCAGCTCTGCGTGGCAAAGTCAGCCTTTGATCTAAATGATCGAAGTCTAGCAGTGCTCAGTTCGCTTTTGTCATTTCTCCCAGACGATAATTTGAATGAGAAAGCCGGTCTCGTTGTTTTTCCATCCAATCGTCAGCTTTCACTGCGTGCCCACGGCATGCCGGAATCAACATTGCGCCGCCATCTCGCTTCACTCGTCAAAGCAGGAATCATCGCACGCAAGGATAGCCCAACCCGCAAACGCTATGCGCATAAGGATAGGGAAGGGAGCGTTGAACTCGCTTTCGGCTTTTCCTTTGCCCCTTTGCTCAATCGTGCCTCAGAAATCGCCACCGTTGCGGACCGAATTATCAGCGATCAAAACGCTCTTAAACGGCTTCGCGATGAAGTGTCCGTCATAAGAAGAGATATTGCGTCGGCACTTGCAGACAACACCGATATTTCCGGGAAGCATAGTGCTGACCTCCAAAAGCTATTCATCCGTTTCCGTGAAGTTGTGGATGGCATTCCGCGCCGCGCATCATTCGGTGAACTGAACATTATCAAGGCCAATCTTACAGCTATTGGCGATGAATTGGCTATCATATTAAAAAATATAGAAAATGTTCCTGAATTGAGCGGCAGCGTCGCTCAATCTGAGCGGCAGCATATTGAATCTCAATCAGAATCCCTATTTGAATCTTCAAATGTTAAAAATATTGATTTGAAAGGACCTTCTCCTGATAGCCCTATCTCTGTGAAACTTAAAATGAGCAATCGAGTACGGGTTTCTCCTTCCATTTCTCTCGATCAGATACTTCGAACATGCCCAGATATCCGCGAATATTGTGCAAACGGGATTGCTTCATGGCGCGATCTCCATGGTGCGTCACGAATAGTCTCTGAATTCCTTGGCATCAGCCGCTCAGCCTATGAGGAAGCCATAACCTCTATGGGGATAGAAATTACATCGAGCGCTATTGCTTGGATCCTTCAGAAACTAGCGACCATAAATTCGCCCGGAGGGTATTTACGGTCTTTAACCCAAAAGGCTAGAGAAGGGACCTTTTCAATCAGTCGGCTTCTGTTTTACGGAATGAATTCGAGTCATGCGTTAAACTCAGGTTGA